From a single Miscanthus floridulus cultivar M001 chromosome 8, ASM1932011v1, whole genome shotgun sequence genomic region:
- the LOC136472309 gene encoding protein LOL4-like isoform X4, with the protein MHSQLVCSGCRRLLQYRRGATGVCCPTCNTFTVANPSGPEMSELVCGGCFTMLVHSRSATNIRCPHCRRLNSTRSGNQMGHLSCGQCRTTLAYPPGATTVGCPTCSNINPVRDARPQTVLVENPKTLDEKGKLVSNVAVGVTSWKT; encoded by the exons ATGCATAGCCAGTTGGTCTGCAGCGGCTGCAGGCGCCTTCTTCAGTACCGCAGGGGAGCCACCGGCGTCTGCTGCCCAACCTGCAACACTTTCACCGTCGCTAACCCATCAG GACCAGAGATGTCTGAACTCGTCTGTGGCGGCTGCTTCACCATGCTGGTGCACTCCCGCAGCGCCACCAACATACGCTGCCCGCACTGTAGAAGGCTCAACTCCACAAGATCAG GAAACCAAATGGGGCACCTGTCATGCGGGCAATGCCGGACAACTCTGGCATACCCACCGGGAGCGACAACAGTCGGGTGCCCAACATGCAGCAACATCAATCCAGTCAGG GATGCTCGGCCCCAGACGGTTCTTGTGGAGAATCCTAAGACGCTGGATGAAAAGGGCAAACTG GTGAGCAATGTCGCCGTTGGTGTCACCTCATGGAAAACATGA
- the LOC136472309 gene encoding protein LOL4-like isoform X1 translates to MHSQLVCSGCRRLLQYRRGATGVCCPTCNTFTVANPSGPEMSELVCGGCFTMLVHSRSATNIRCPHCRRLNSTRSAGNQMGHLSCGQCRTTLAYPPGATTVGCPTCSNINPVRNNNAGGSARPAPSDARPQTVLVENPKTLDEKGKLVSNVAVGVTSWKT, encoded by the exons ATGCATAGCCAGTTGGTCTGCAGCGGCTGCAGGCGCCTTCTTCAGTACCGCAGGGGAGCCACCGGCGTCTGCTGCCCAACCTGCAACACTTTCACCGTCGCTAACCCATCAG GACCAGAGATGTCTGAACTCGTCTGTGGCGGCTGCTTCACCATGCTGGTGCACTCCCGCAGCGCCACCAACATACGCTGCCCGCACTGTAGAAGGCTCAACTCCACAAGATCAG CAGGAAACCAAATGGGGCACCTGTCATGCGGGCAATGCCGGACAACTCTGGCATACCCACCGGGAGCGACAACAGTCGGGTGCCCAACATGCAGCAACATCAATCCAGTCAGG AACAACAACGCCGGTGGCTCTGCACGGCCAGCGCCATCG GATGCTCGGCCCCAGACGGTTCTTGTGGAGAATCCTAAGACGCTGGATGAAAAGGGCAAACTG GTGAGCAATGTCGCCGTTGGTGTCACCTCATGGAAAACATGA
- the LOC136472309 gene encoding protein LOL4-like isoform X2, with protein MHSQLVCSGCRRLLQYRRGATGVCCPTCNTFTVANPSGPEMSELVCGGCFTMLVHSRSATNIRCPHCRRLNSTRSGNQMGHLSCGQCRTTLAYPPGATTVGCPTCSNINPVRNNNAGGSARPAPSDARPQTVLVENPKTLDEKGKLVSNVAVGVTSWKT; from the exons ATGCATAGCCAGTTGGTCTGCAGCGGCTGCAGGCGCCTTCTTCAGTACCGCAGGGGAGCCACCGGCGTCTGCTGCCCAACCTGCAACACTTTCACCGTCGCTAACCCATCAG GACCAGAGATGTCTGAACTCGTCTGTGGCGGCTGCTTCACCATGCTGGTGCACTCCCGCAGCGCCACCAACATACGCTGCCCGCACTGTAGAAGGCTCAACTCCACAAGATCAG GAAACCAAATGGGGCACCTGTCATGCGGGCAATGCCGGACAACTCTGGCATACCCACCGGGAGCGACAACAGTCGGGTGCCCAACATGCAGCAACATCAATCCAGTCAGG AACAACAACGCCGGTGGCTCTGCACGGCCAGCGCCATCG GATGCTCGGCCCCAGACGGTTCTTGTGGAGAATCCTAAGACGCTGGATGAAAAGGGCAAACTG GTGAGCAATGTCGCCGTTGGTGTCACCTCATGGAAAACATGA
- the LOC136472309 gene encoding protein LOL4-like isoform X3, which translates to MHSQLVCSGCRRLLQYRRGATGVCCPTCNTFTVANPSGPEMSELVCGGCFTMLVHSRSATNIRCPHCRRLNSTRSAGNQMGHLSCGQCRTTLAYPPGATTVGCPTCSNINPVRDARPQTVLVENPKTLDEKGKLVSNVAVGVTSWKT; encoded by the exons ATGCATAGCCAGTTGGTCTGCAGCGGCTGCAGGCGCCTTCTTCAGTACCGCAGGGGAGCCACCGGCGTCTGCTGCCCAACCTGCAACACTTTCACCGTCGCTAACCCATCAG GACCAGAGATGTCTGAACTCGTCTGTGGCGGCTGCTTCACCATGCTGGTGCACTCCCGCAGCGCCACCAACATACGCTGCCCGCACTGTAGAAGGCTCAACTCCACAAGATCAG CAGGAAACCAAATGGGGCACCTGTCATGCGGGCAATGCCGGACAACTCTGGCATACCCACCGGGAGCGACAACAGTCGGGTGCCCAACATGCAGCAACATCAATCCAGTCAGG GATGCTCGGCCCCAGACGGTTCTTGTGGAGAATCCTAAGACGCTGGATGAAAAGGGCAAACTG GTGAGCAATGTCGCCGTTGGTGTCACCTCATGGAAAACATGA
- the LOC136472308 gene encoding uncharacterized protein has product MPMAAAAAAGAGEPAPRAEAAGFGSVSGSNHMRPRRGLPPPSQSPVVGKPLPSGAVPRHAFVFDGEGGFSEAPWGLGLAASGSARMRPGEFTWHHVELPRSAAKLLHHAQALIELLCPPLTLQEILAFVATGPHCASSSSSSGDGGAGALLLRVSSPGPVGSVYALRLAVRVTESSVVTVSVGGVPRLAFGTRQASLLSEVPLGVVAASLSDEGHGGGRSVDGGVVIEERLLESLLAMNHADGAHTDNPVPRTVSNLLVHVLGTHVDHVHDIVTRLEMDLDAIELQLDKGGHFLRKLLLDGRRFPKMHLDLQRLLQVVSHGEQVFPRVKEKCASKSWFATGDIAALEDLIGRLRRLKENLGFITNRVTTLQASLDSWQSEQINKSLYYLSFLSIIFLPLSIVTGVFGMNVGGVPWTEQNKNPKNRDGFMNVMLICVVILLLLLLCFLFPSLYSHVTAWRTRRELTRSNSQNKRHLKLFKGHKEGYMCL; this is encoded by the exons ATGCCaatggcggccgcggccgcggccggcgCCGGCGAGCCCGCCCCGCGCGCGGAGGCGGCCGGCTTCGGCTCTGTCTCTGGCTCCAACCACATGCGGCCGCGGCGGGGGCTGCCGCCCCCGTCCCAGTCCCCCGTGGTCGGGAAGCCGCTGCCGTCGGGCGCGGTGCCGCGTCACGCGTTTGTGTTCGACGGCGAGGGCGGCTTCTCCGAGGCGCCCTGGGGCCTGGGCCTGGCGGCGTCCGGTTCGGCTCGGATGCGGCCCGGGGAGTTCACGTGGCACCACGTGGAGCTCCCGCGCTCCGCGGCCAAGCTGCTCCACCACGCGCAGGCGCTCATCGAGCTCCTCTGCCCGCCGCTCACGCTGCAGGAGATCCTCGCGTTCGTCGCCACGGGCCCGCactgcgcctcctcctcctcctcctccggcgacgGTGGCGCAGGCGCACTCCTGCTCCGCGTCAGCTCGCCGGGCCCCGTCGGCAGCGTGTACGCGCTCCGCCTCGCCGTGCGCGTCACCGAGAGCTCCGTCGTCACCGTGTCCGTCGGCGGGGTCCCGCGCCTCGCGTTCGGGACCAGGCAGGCGTCGCTCCTCTCCGAGGTGCCGCTCGGCGTCGTCGCCGCCTCGCTCTCCGACGAGGGACACGGCGGGGGACGCTCCGTCGACGGCGGCGTCGTCATCGAGGAGCGCCTGCTCGAGTCGCTGCTCGCCATGAACCACGCGGACGGCGCGCACACCGACAACCCGGTGCCGCGGACGGTGTCCAACCTCCTCGTGCACGTCCTCGGCACGCACGTAGACCACGTCCACGACATTGTCACGCGCCTCGAGATGGACCTGGACGCCATCGAGCTGCAGCTCGACAAAG GTGGTCACTTTCTGAGGAAACTTTTGCTGGATGGAAGGAGATTCCCCAAAATGCATCTTGATCTACAGCGGTTGCTTCAG GTTGTTTCTCACGGCGAACAAGTATTCCCCCGTGTGAAGGAAAAATGTGCGAGCAAGAGTTGGTTCGCAACCGGAGATATAGCAGCCCTTGAAGATCTGATAGGTCGCCTCAGAAGGCTCAAAGAAAACCTAGGATTCATTACAAATAGAGTTACCACACTTCAGGCTAGTCTGGACAGTTGGCAATCAGAACAGATAAATAAAAGCTTGTACTACCTTTCATTTCTCTCCATAATATTCCTTCCTCTTTCCATTGTCACTGGAG TTTTCGGGATGAATGTTGGTGGCGTGCCATGGACTGAGCAGAACAAGAACCCTAAAAACCGGGATGGCTTCATGAATGTCATGCTGATATGTGTTGTGATCTTGTTACTTCTGTTATTATGTTTCTTGTTTCCTTCATTATATTCTCATGTGACTGCATGGAGAACCCGCCGTGAACTGACCCGGAGCAATTCTCAGAACAAGAGACATCTGAAACTCTTCAAAGGTCACAAAGAAGGTTACATGTGCCTATGA